A DNA window from Acomys russatus chromosome 7, mAcoRus1.1, whole genome shotgun sequence contains the following coding sequences:
- the LOC127191989 gene encoding olfactory receptor 52P1-like, with amino-acid sequence MLSFNVAVNGTPQQITSFFLVGIPGLEKFHCWIGIPVSLLFVLTLLGNSIVIATIKLEPSLHQPMYFFLCMLATNDMCLASSAALKMLGIFWFDAHWIGFDTCLIQMFFIHTLCIMESAILVAMAFDRFVAICIPLNYVSILTTSMVTKLGIVGLIRGVLIVLPCPLLIKRLPYCTKYVIHHAYCEHMAVVKLASANTLINRAYGISVALSVITVDLGLIATSYVKILQAVFRLSSQNARSKALGTCAAHVCTMLVFYTPALFSFLTHRIGKKVPPSVHIIVASVYLLLPSAVNPVVYGVKTKQIRDRVKDLFFTHKKLLEK; translated from the coding sequence ATGTTGAGTTTTAATGTGGCAGTCAATGGTACTCCTCAACAGATTACATCTTTCTTCCTGGTTGGCATTCCTGGATTGGAAAAATTTCACTGCTGGATTGGTATCCCTGTCAGTCTCCTGTTTGTCCTGACCTTGCTGGGGAACAGCATAGTCATTGCTACTATCAAACTTGAGCCAAGCCTACACCAGCCTatgtatttcttcctttgcatgctGGCAACGAATGACATGTGCCTTGCCTCTTCTGCAGCTCTGAAGATGCTTGGCATCTTCTGGTTTGATGCACATTGGATCGGCTTTGATACCTGTCTAATACAAATGTTTTTTATACACACACTTTGCATCATGGAGTCAGCCATTCTAGTGGCCATGGCATTCGATCGCTTTGTAGCCATTTGCATCCCTCTCAATTACGTATCAATCCTGACAACATCTATGGTAACTAAACTAGGTATAGTGGGCCTAATCAGAGGTGTTCTCATTGTTTTGCCATGTCCTCTTCTAATTAAGAGGCTGCCCTACTGTACAAAGTATGTCATCCATCATGCCTACTGTGAACACATGGCTGTGGTGAAGTTGGCAAGTGCAAACACACTCATTAACAGAGCATATGGAATCTCAGTGGCTCTTTCAGTGATAACAGTCGATCTAGGACTCATAGCAACATCTTATGTAAAAATCCTCCAGGCAGTGTTCCGGCTCTCTTCCCAGAACGCGCGATCTAAAGCCCTGGGCACCTGTGCCGCACACGTCTGCACTATGCTTGTGTTTTATACACCTGCATTGTTCAGCTTCCTGACTCACCGCATCGGCAAGAAGGTACCACCAAGTGTCCACATCATTGTGGCCAGCGTGTACCTCTTACTACCTTCTGCAGTTAATCCAGTGGTGTACGGTGTCAAGACAAAACAGATTCGTGATCGGGTGAAAGATCTTTTCTTTACACACAAGAaacttcttgaaaaataa
- the LOC127191988 gene encoding olfactory receptor 51V1-like — translation MSVILMSNLSASRFVLTGFPGLEAYYILLAVPFSTIYAMVFLGNCMVLHVIRTELSLHQPMFYFLAMLALTDLCMGLSTVHTVLGILWGFVQEISLDACIAQSYFIHGLSFMESSVLLAMSFDRYIAICNPLRYSSILTNDRITKIGVAILCRSSMLIPPVIIRLKFLNYCRPHFLSHSFCLHQDLIRTACSDIRFNSFYALALVICTLLLDAVLILMSYIMILHTVLSIASREERIKSLQTCVSHISAVLVFYIPIIGLTMVHRFGKHLSPLVHVLMGNIYILFPPLMNPIIYSIKTQQIRVRIQRLFSYNGTSGLQ, via the coding sequence ATGTCTGTTATCTTGATGTCAAACTTAAGTGCCTCTCGATTTGTTCTCACTGGATTTCCTGGCCTGGAAGCCTACTATATCTTGCTTGCCGTCCCTTTCTCAACCATCTATGCGATGGTGTTCCTGGGAAACTGCATGGTCCTTCACGTGATCCGGACTGAGCTGAGTCTGCACCAGCCCATGTTCTACTTCCTGGCCATGTTAGCCCTCACAGACCTGTGCATGGGGCTGTCCACTGTGCACACCGTGCTGGGCATCCTCTGGGGCTTTGTTCAAGAGATCAGCCTTGATGCCTGCATTGCACAGTCTTATTTCATTCACGGCTTGTCCTTCATGGAGTCCTCTGTCCTCCTCGCCATGTCCTTTGACCGCTACATTGCCATTTGCAACCCTCTACGCTATTCCTCCATCCTGACCAATGACAGAATCACGAAAATTGGAGTGGCCATCTTATGTAGGAGCTCTATGCTCATTCCCCCAGTCATCATCCGCCTGAAGTTCTTAAATTACTGCCGCCCTCatttcctctctcactctttctgccTGCACCAAGACTTAATTCGGACGGCATGCTCAGATATCCGCTTTAACAGCTTTTATGCTCTGGCTCTGGTGATTTGCACCCTGTTGCTGGATGCAGTGCTAATATTAATGTCATATATTATGATTCTGCACACAGTTCTGTCCATTGCCTCCAGGGAAGAGAGGATCAAATCTTTGCAAACGTGTGTGTCTCATATctctgctgttttggttttttacatCCCCATCATTGGTCTGACCATGGTTCACCGCTTTGGGAAGCATCTCTCTCCACTGGTTCACGTCCTCATGGGCAACATCTACATCCTCTTCCCACCCTTGATGAACCCCATCATATACAGTATCAAGACTCAGCAGATACGGGTGAGAATCCAGAGACTGTTTTCCTATAATGGAACCTCAGGTCTACAGTGA
- the LOC127192217 gene encoding LOW QUALITY PROTEIN: olfactory receptor 51V1-like (The sequence of the model RefSeq protein was modified relative to this genomic sequence to represent the inferred CDS: deleted 1 base in 1 codon): MSALSVTNFSNSRFALTGFPGLEIYYLWLSVPFSIIYVMVFLGNCMVLHVIRTELSLHQPMFYFLAMLALTDLCMGLSTVHTVLGILWGFVQEISLDACIAQSYFIHGLSFMESSVLLAMSFDRYIAICNPLRYSSILTNDRIMKIGVAVLCRSSMLIPPVIIRLKFLNYCRPHFLSHSFCLHQDLIRMACGDIRFNSIYGLALVISNLLLDAVLILMSYIMILHTVLSIASREERIKSLQTCVSHISAVLVFYIPIIGLTMVHRFGKHLSPLVHVLMGNIYILFPPLMNPIIYSIKTQQIRVRIQRLFLKGT; this comes from the exons ATGTCTGCTCTCTCTGTGACAAATTTCAGTAACTCCAGGTTTGCTCTGACTGGTTTCCCTGGTTTAGAGATTTATTACCTCTGGCTTTCTGTTCCCTTCTCCATAATCTATGTGATGGTGTTCCTGGGAAACTGCATGGTCCTTCACGTGATCCGGACTGAGCTGAGCCTGCACCAGCCCATGTTCTACTTCCTGGCCATGTTAGCCCTCACAGACCTGTGCATGGGGCTGTCCACTGTGCACACCGTGCTGGGCATCCTCTGGGGCTTTGTTCAAGAGATCAGCCTTGATGCCTGCATTGCACAGTCTTAT TTCATTCACGGCTTGTCCTTCATGGAGTCCTCTGTCCTCCTCGCCATGTCCTTTGACCGCTACATTGCCATTTGCAACCCTCTACGCTATTCCTCCATCCTGACCAATGACAGAATCATGAAAATTGGAGTGGCCGTCTTATGTAGGAGCTCTATGCTCATTCCCCCAGTCATCATCCGCCTGAAGTTCTTAAATTACTGCCGGCCTCatttcctctctcactctttctgccTGCACCAAGACTTAATTCGGATGGCCTGTGGAGATATCCGTTTCAACAGCATCTATGGTCTTGCCCTGGTGATCAGCAACCTGTTGCTGGATGCAGTGCTAATATTAATGTCATATATTATGATTCTGCACACAGTTCTATCCATTGCCTCCAGGGAGGAGAGGATCAAATCCTTGCAAACATGTGTGTCTCACATctctgctgttttggttttttacatCCCCATCATTGGTCTGACCATGGTTCACCGCTTTGGGAAGCATCTCTCTCCACTGGTTCACGTCCTCATGGGCAACATCTACATCCTCTTCCCACCCTTGATGAACCCCATCATATACAGTATCAAGACTCAGCAGATACGGGTGAGAATCCAGAGACTGTTCTTGAAGGGAACCTAA